In Cryptomeria japonica chromosome 10, Sugi_1.0, whole genome shotgun sequence, a genomic segment contains:
- the LOC131071503 gene encoding receptor-like protein kinase HSL1, producing MPAIMAIPALAYFCCILSFLLLLLQCASLSQDGVILLKIKKADWRDTRNALSDWNESLRNPCAWTGISCGTFNTVTAVDLTGASISGNLTSAICLLPNLTALTLQDNAFSGPFPHGLLHCKRLRKLDLSGNHFAGTLPTRISELTDLRELNLAYNSFNGSIPPSFGMLPNLEALFFHDNSLSGAFPKFVGDLESLKSLTIGDNPLSSGVVPRELGNLLLLQELWLYNCSLEGGIPTFFGNLTHLERLDMSRNNLSGDIPISLMALSNLRELCLYENNLSGQIPANIGQLKSLSILDFSQNQLQGTIPDGVANLTYLNCLQLFNNRLTGEIPAQLGTLRYLRYLKLLGNKLSGWLPQSLGTFSNLFLVEVTGNELEGPLPSNLCRGGALYGFSCSSNSFNGSLPSSFKDCKSLEYLKINNNNLSGEIPPGLWGASNLKELLLSNNKFEGQISAAIGEAKNLSRLEISNNRLKGRIPAKIGQLTKLEVFEASNNQLSGPIPRELGALILVITLQLEHNLLSGEIPEEIMSLKDLHQLNLSHNRLKGEIPAAMNDIMNSFDLSNNLLSGGIPPGLGRLKPCVFNVSNNDLSGRIPDALDIPAYKEGFLGNPKLCGGKNLMLPPCSSPHKLSPQSLAAIVVAVSVCSIFLCCLFFRKPSSGPSWKSTPFHSTDVDEVHILHNLKERNVIGSGGAGKVYKVILQDGRAVAVKKIQNMSRSTGSFKRKGEQEENKIIEVEVDRLGLIRHNNILKLLCCISSEESDFKLLVYEFMPNGSLFDRLHGEPGPQMALRWLMRYKIALDAARGLSYMHHDCSPPILHRDVKSSNILLDEDFAAKIADFGVSRVVDRLGDEYRVSSYVGSPGYIAPEYSERLRVDEKSDVYSFGVVVLELVSGRKAAGEAEYGEGVDIVRWIRKRIWMGGERQVLDQRTVEDNCEEQMLRVLRVGLVCTNREPKQRPCMRRVVEMLVACGEDNQKETRDEKSFQHFGINLG from the exons ATGCCAGCAATAATGGCCATCCCCGCTCTCGCTTACTTTTGTTGCATTCTCAGCTTTTTACTTTTGCTTCTCCAATGCGCTTCCCTCTCGCAAGATGGCGTTATACTTCTTAAAATCAAGAAGGCAGATTGGAGGGACACCCGAAATGCTTTGAGCGACTGGAACGAGTCTCTTAGAAATCCATGTGCTTGGACAGGAATCTCCTGTGGTACTTTCAACACCGTTACCGCTGTTGATCTCACGGGGGCCTCCATTTCTGGCAACCTCACTTCTGCCATATGTCTCCTTCCTAATCTCACTGCCTTGACTCTCCAAGACAATGCTTTCAGCGGTCCCTTCCCCCATGGCCTCTTGCATTGCAAGCGTTTGCGCAAGCTCGATTTGTCAGGCAATCATTTCGCCGGAACGCTGCCCACCCGTATCTCCGAACTGACTGACTTGAGAGAGTTGAATTTGGCATATAATAGTTTCAATGGCTCCATTCCTCCATCCTTCGGAATGCTGCCAAATCTCGAAGCTCTCTTCTTCCACGACAATAGTTTGAGCGGGGCATTCCCTAAGTTTGTCGGGGATTTGGAGTCTCTGAAGAGCCTCACGATTGGTGATAATCCTCTGAGTTCTGGTGTGGTGCCCAGAGAGCTGGGCAATTTATTGCTCCTGCAGGAGTTATGGCTATATAACTGTAGTCTTGAAGGCGGAATTCCGACTTTCTTTGGCAATTTAACCCATTTGGAGCGGTTGGATATGTCAAGAAATAATCTCTCCGGGGATATTCCAATCAGTTTAATGGCTCTCTCGAATTTGAGAGAATTGTGTCTCTATGAGAACAATTTGTCTGGACAAATTCCGGCCAACATTGGCCAACTGAAGAGCTTATCCATTTTGGATTTTAGCCAGAATCAGCTTCAAGGCACAATTCCCGACGGAGTCGCCAATCTCACATATTTGAATTGTCTGCAATTGTTCAACAATCGACTCACCGGGGAGATACCTGCTCAGCTCGGCACGCTACGTTACTTACGTTATTTGAAGCTGTTAGGCAACAAGCTCAGTGGATGGTTACCCCAGAGTTTGGGTACATTCTCCAATCTCTTTCTCGTTGAAGTGACAGGAAACGAATTGGAAGGACCTCTGCCAAGCAATCTGTGTCGAGGAGGAGCGCTCTATGGCTTTTCTTGCTCTTCAAATAGTTTCAACGGTAGTCTGCCTTCGTCCTTTAAAGACTGCAAATCTCTAGAGTATCTGAAAATCAACAACAATAATCTGAGTGGTGAGATTCCTCCTGGGCTCTGGGGTGCTTCCAATCTCAAGGAATTGTTGCTCAGCAACAACAAGTTTGAAGGCCAGATTTCAGCTGCAATCGGCGAAGCGAAGAATCTGAGTCGGTTGGAGATAAGTAACAACCGGTTGAAAGGAAGAATCCCTGCAAAGATTGGACAGCTGACAAAACTTGAAGTATTTGAAGCCAGCAACAACCAGTTGTCAGGGCCCATTCCTCGTGAGCTTGGGGCCTTAATTTTGGTCATCACTCTCCAGCTGGAACATAACTTGCTGTCAGGAGAAATTCCTGAGGAAATAATGTCGCTAAAGGATCTTCATCAGCTCAATTTGAGTCACAATCGACTTAAAGGCGAAATCCCTGCAGCCATGAACGACATCATGAACAGTTTCGATCTGTCAAACAATTTGCTTTCTGGCGGAATTCCTCCCGGATTAGGACGCCTGAAACCATGTGTTTTCAATGTATCCAACAATGACTTGTCTGGACGCATTCCTGACGCTCTCGACATTCCGGCTTACAAGGAGGGTTTTCTGGGCAATCCGAAGCTATGCGGGGGTAAGAATTTGATGCTACCACCGTGTTCCTCTCCTCATAAGTTGTCACCTCAGAGTTTAGCTGCCATTGTAGTGGCCGTGAGCGTGTGCTCCATTTTTCTGTGTTGCTTGTTTTTCAGGAAGCCAAGCAGCGGGCCATCGTGGAAATCAACCCCATTCCACTCGACAGATGTGGACGAGGTACACATCCTCCACAATTTGAAGGAGAGAAACGTGATTGGATCCGGAGGTGCTGGAAAGGTTTACAAGGTCATTCTTCAAGATGGGCGAGCGGTAGCCGTTAAGAAGATCCAGAACATGAGCAGATCAACGGGCAGTTttaagagaaaaggtgagcaagaAGAGAATAAAATCATAGAAGTGGAGGTGGATAGATTGGGACTCATCCGGCACAACAACATCTTGAAGCTTCTCTGCTGCATTTCAAGTGAAGAGTCCGATTTCAAGCTATTGGTATACGAGTTCATGCCCAACGGCAGCTTATTCGACCGTCTGCACGGTGAGCCAGGACCACAAATGGCGCTGCGATGGCTGATGCGTTATAAGATCGCTCTTGACGCAGCTCGTGGGCTGAGTTATATGCATCATGATTGCTCCCCTCCAATATTGCACAGGGATGTGAAATCCAGCAACATCTTGCTGGATGAGGATTTTGCGGCTAAAATTGCAGATTTTGGCGTATCCAGAGTCGTTGATAGGCTGGGAGATGAGTATAGGGTGTCCAGTTATGTAGGGTCTCCCGGTTATATAGCTCCAG AATATTCGGAAAGGCTAAGGGTAGACGAGAAAAGTGACGTGTACAGCTTCGGAGTGGTTGTGCTTGAGCTGGTGAGCGGGAGGAAAGCGGCGGGTGAGGCGGAGTATGGAGAGGGAGTAGACATCGTGCGGTGGATACGTAAGAGAATTTGGATGGGAGGAGAGAGACAAGTGCTGGATCAGCGGACGGTAGAAGATAATTGCGAAGAACAAATGCTACGCGTCTTACGTGTAGGTTTGGTTTGCACGAACAGAGAGCCAAAGCAGCGGCCTTGCATGAGAAGAGTGGTGGAGATGTTAGTGGCATGCGGTGAAGACAATCAGAAGGAGACAAGGGATGAAAAATCATTTCAGCATTTTGGAATCAATTTGGGGTAG